The following proteins are co-located in the Heliorestis convoluta genome:
- a CDS encoding helicase-related protein — protein MPPFNDFEGNWVEYSHSRDPHREAKRQGFSRQEFPFFVTTSIMERGITVPRANVVVLFAENERIYDERTLIQMAGRAGRSTERPFGEAWFVGTRVTASMKEAERSIRWLNEEARKKGYLYAEKEEMAQPLA, from the coding sequence TTGAGGGGAATTGGGTCGAGTACAGCCACTCACGAGATCCCCATCGAGAAGCGAAACGACAAGGCTTTAGTCGACAGGAATTTCCTTTTTTCGTAACGACTTCGATTATGGAAAGAGGCATTACAGTGCCTCGTGCCAATGTGGTCGTCTTATTTGCCGAAAATGAGCGAATCTACGATGAACGGACACTGATTCAAATGGCAGGACGAGCGGGACGCTCCACAGAACGACCTTTTGGAGAAGCTTGGTTTGTAGGGACGCGCGTCACAGCCTCTATGAAAGAAGCAGAGCGATCCATTCGCTGGCTCAACGAAGAAGCTCGTAAAAAAGGCTATCTTTATGCAGAAAAAGAAGAAATGGCACAACCTCTCGCTTGA
- a CDS encoding ferritin gives MFSDKLQAELNQQIKEELYSSQIYLAMAAYCADQDLDGFANFFKVQAEEEKFHAMKFFNFINEMGGRVLITGFPDPQNEYDSILDVYEKSLAHEKMVTKRIYKLMDLAMDEREHATISFLKWFIDEQVEEEAMFQGVIKKLRLIGKDVNALYMLDNEMAQRTWVPPAE, from the coding sequence ATGTTTTCCGACAAATTGCAGGCTGAACTCAATCAACAGATCAAAGAGGAGCTCTATTCTTCGCAAATCTATCTGGCCATGGCGGCCTATTGTGCTGATCAAGATCTCGATGGCTTTGCGAACTTTTTCAAAGTGCAAGCAGAGGAAGAGAAGTTTCATGCCATGAAGTTTTTTAACTTTATTAATGAAATGGGCGGCCGTGTCTTGATTACGGGCTTTCCTGATCCGCAGAATGAGTACGATTCGATTCTGGATGTCTATGAAAAAAGCTTGGCCCATGAGAAAATGGTAACCAAGCGGATTTATAAGCTTATGGATCTGGCCATGGACGAGCGGGAGCATGCTACGATCAGCTTTTTGAAGTGGTTTATTGATGAGCAAGTGGAAGAAGAAGCCATGTTCCAAGGTGTGATCAAGAAGCTGCGATTGATTGGGAAAGATGTGAATGCTCTTTATATGCTCGATAACGAGATGGCGCAGCGGACTTGGGTGCCGCCGGCGGAGTAG
- a CDS encoding flagellinolysin: MIINNNIGAMNAYRLLNQNNLSGSKAMEKLSSGLRINRASDDVAGLAISEKMRAQIRGLNQSTRNAQDGISMIQTAEGALEESHNILQRMRELAVQAANDTNTASDRSAIQAEIDQLTKDIDRIGNNTEFNTIKLLNRNSVSQAEADAIISNLKKWWLKEAEELVKAGFGLEASDINMKVEIFDNPSNPAAALVEASFQSAPGNTIGTPDITGQGSNLTLKINLAHSRPVNGSSDGGSGPQYISRVMAHEMVHAVMMTTMNFGDLPIWFNEGTAEFIHGADERLKNSIYLAGGGLGATHLDAGVSAVVNNIGSGNYNDWNGTSIDYSTAYLAVRYLDWQIRGTQDGGRISGGTNADNDGIKAVMDYLKNNPTHNLDSALSALHSANKISFSSTAEWINAFKSDINTFANMESQAGIQLNMNVVNGQFAPETDTGSIIGSDVTGISGNAKTAETILPQTDGTNATEVDQPLSGFTIAWPSTSELQNNSDLKIQIGANTGQNMALRFGDMRSTALGISNAGSGLDLSSHTKASKAITKYEQAISFVSSERSKLGSYQNRLEHTIRNLENTAENLQASESAIRDVDMAKEMIAFTKMNILHQAAQAMLSQANMHPQSVLQLLT, from the coding sequence ATGATAATTAACAACAATATTGGAGCCATGAATGCCTATCGCTTGCTGAATCAAAATAACCTTTCAGGCAGCAAAGCCATGGAAAAGCTCTCATCAGGCTTACGAATTAACAGAGCCAGCGATGATGTAGCAGGGTTAGCCATATCAGAAAAAATGCGAGCCCAGATCAGGGGATTGAACCAATCTACAAGAAATGCGCAAGACGGGATTTCTATGATTCAGACGGCTGAAGGAGCCTTGGAGGAAAGTCATAATATTCTTCAGCGTATGAGAGAGCTGGCTGTTCAAGCAGCCAATGATACGAACACAGCAAGCGATCGTTCCGCCATACAAGCGGAAATCGACCAATTGACCAAGGACATAGACCGAATAGGAAATAATACAGAGTTTAATACGATTAAGCTTCTCAATAGAAACTCTGTATCACAAGCAGAAGCGGACGCTATAATATCTAACCTAAAAAAATGGTGGCTTAAAGAAGCAGAAGAGCTAGTTAAAGCAGGCTTTGGATTAGAAGCGAGTGACATCAACATGAAAGTCGAGATTTTTGATAATCCCTCTAATCCAGCGGCCGCATTGGTCGAAGCATCTTTCCAATCTGCCCCGGGGAATACAATAGGTACACCAGACATTACAGGTCAAGGCTCAAACCTAACGCTTAAAATTAATCTCGCTCATTCCAGACCAGTAAATGGTTCTTCTGACGGCGGATCGGGACCGCAATATATTAGCCGTGTAATGGCTCATGAAATGGTACATGCTGTTATGATGACAACCATGAACTTTGGCGATTTGCCTATATGGTTTAATGAAGGAACAGCAGAATTTATTCATGGCGCTGATGAAAGATTAAAAAATAGTATTTATCTTGCAGGTGGAGGCTTAGGCGCAACTCATCTAGATGCTGGTGTGTCTGCTGTTGTAAATAACATAGGCAGTGGGAACTATAATGATTGGAATGGAACCTCTATAGATTACTCCACTGCTTACCTAGCCGTGCGATACCTTGATTGGCAAATTCGAGGCACTCAAGATGGGGGAAGGATCAGTGGGGGCACGAATGCAGATAACGATGGAATCAAAGCAGTAATGGATTATTTAAAAAACAATCCAACTCATAACTTAGACAGCGCCTTATCTGCATTACATAGTGCCAATAAAATTAGTTTTTCAAGTACAGCAGAATGGATAAATGCCTTCAAAAGCGACATTAACACTTTTGCTAACATGGAAAGTCAAGCAGGCATTCAATTAAATATGAATGTAGTGAACGGACAATTTGCCCCTGAAACGGATACTGGTTCCATCATAGGATCTGACGTAACAGGTATTTCAGGTAACGCAAAAACAGCAGAAACCATTCTTCCTCAAACAGACGGAACCAATGCAACGGAAGTCGATCAACCACTAAGCGGCTTTACTATAGCCTGGCCTTCCACATCAGAACTACAGAATAACAGTGATCTGAAGATACAAATAGGAGCCAATACTGGGCAAAACATGGCACTTCGCTTTGGTGATATGAGATCGACCGCACTTGGAATATCCAATGCAGGAAGTGGCTTAGACTTATCTAGTCATACAAAAGCCTCTAAAGCTATTACAAAGTATGAACAGGCCATTAGCTTCGTTTCATCAGAAAGAAGCAAGCTAGGCTCTTATCAAAACAGATTAGAACATACCATTAGAAATTTAGAAAACACAGCGGAAAATCTACAGGCATCAGAATCAGCGATTAGAGATGTAGACATGGCCAAAGAAATGATTGCTTTTACGAAAATGAACATTTTACATCAAGCAGCGCAGGCCATGCTAAGTCAAGCCAATATGCATCCTCAAAGTGTATTGCAATTATTAACGTAA
- the flgK gene encoding flagellar hook-associated protein FlgK has translation MSISSFFGLSMMSGALGAQKRGLEVTGHNISNANTPGFSRQRAVLGAGMPLPIPSLNRPSMVGMVGTGVQVEEIRRYRDDFLDLRFRNENREMGYWMAKADTLNKLEYILNEPSEEGLQAVMDRFWDSCQDLAQDPSNRSNRIAVIEHGVTITESFRHLAKSFDDLERELNNEVGIKVNRINDVAEKIRDINMQIQRAEVAGDNANDLRDRRDHLLDELSDYVDVAVYEQDDGTVLVRSGNGVLVEGIYVNKLTTVEKPDDEGKALKEITWESGRDAVFYGGSLRGTLVSRGTLEKSYFPEINGHEKNGNGSYGNGSNGEAGNGEENGGTVEAAAKPLQRYGTIADLRKNLAAMAEAFVTEFNNIHSHEDARNLKDINLTDDERRQLLFFVNRDDPTNGEIKWDNLTVNREIRLDPALFAAARVSGAEEFAEGDNKNVLEMVRLRYEAVDLGKYGKATLDNHYRSIISQLGVMSEQSMRMSENQIRLVTAIDNQRQSISGVSLDEEMANMIQQQHAYNAAARMLTTMDDMIDTIVSRMGLVGR, from the coding sequence ATGAGTATTTCCAGCTTTTTTGGCTTGTCGATGATGTCAGGGGCTCTCGGCGCACAAAAAAGAGGTCTTGAAGTTACAGGTCATAACATTTCCAATGCCAATACGCCCGGCTTTAGCCGCCAAAGAGCTGTCTTAGGTGCAGGAATGCCCCTGCCTATTCCGTCTCTCAACAGACCTTCTATGGTAGGAATGGTTGGAACGGGCGTGCAAGTGGAGGAGATTCGTCGTTATCGCGATGATTTTCTCGATTTGCGCTTTCGCAATGAGAATAGAGAGATGGGCTATTGGATGGCCAAAGCTGACACATTGAACAAGCTTGAATATATCTTGAATGAGCCTTCTGAAGAAGGTTTACAGGCAGTGATGGACCGCTTCTGGGATTCTTGTCAGGATTTAGCCCAAGATCCTTCCAATCGTTCTAACCGAATTGCTGTGATCGAACATGGCGTTACCATTACAGAAAGCTTTCGTCATCTTGCCAAAAGTTTCGATGACTTAGAGCGAGAGCTGAACAATGAAGTAGGAATTAAAGTAAATCGCATTAACGATGTCGCTGAAAAGATTCGCGACATTAATATGCAGATCCAGCGGGCCGAAGTAGCTGGCGACAACGCCAATGACTTGCGGGATCGCCGCGATCATCTCCTCGATGAGCTTTCCGACTATGTCGATGTGGCCGTCTATGAACAAGACGATGGTACCGTTCTTGTTCGCTCAGGCAACGGTGTTCTCGTCGAGGGCATTTATGTGAATAAGCTTACTACGGTCGAGAAACCCGATGATGAGGGCAAAGCATTAAAAGAAATAACCTGGGAATCAGGTCGCGACGCTGTCTTCTATGGCGGCTCACTCCGTGGTACTTTGGTTTCACGGGGGACCTTAGAAAAGAGCTACTTCCCCGAGATCAATGGTCATGAAAAGAATGGCAATGGCAGCTATGGCAATGGAAGCAATGGGGAAGCAGGCAATGGCGAAGAAAACGGCGGCACTGTTGAAGCGGCAGCGAAGCCTTTGCAACGATATGGCACCATTGCCGATCTGCGTAAAAATTTAGCAGCCATGGCCGAAGCTTTTGTTACAGAGTTCAACAACATCCATAGCCACGAAGATGCACGGAACTTAAAAGATATAAATCTTACTGATGATGAGAGAAGGCAGTTGCTTTTTTTCGTCAATCGCGACGATCCAACGAATGGAGAAATCAAGTGGGATAATCTGACAGTAAATCGAGAGATCCGCTTAGATCCTGCCTTGTTCGCAGCAGCGAGAGTCTCAGGCGCTGAAGAGTTTGCCGAAGGTGACAATAAGAACGTCCTGGAGATGGTTCGGCTGCGCTACGAAGCCGTTGATCTAGGCAAGTATGGAAAAGCCACTCTCGACAATCACTATAGATCCATTATTTCGCAGCTTGGTGTAATGTCAGAGCAGTCTATGCGTATGAGCGAGAACCAGATCCGTTTGGTGACGGCCATTGACAATCAACGTCAATCCATATCGGGAGTCTCTTTAGATGAAGAGATGGCGAATATGATTCAACAGCAACATGCTTACAATGCAGCAGCGCGTATGCTAACGACGATGGACGATATGATCGATACCATTGTCAGCCGTATGGGGCTCGTAGGTCGTTAA
- a CDS encoding DUF6470 family protein, protein MVQLRIEQQFGKTHLDIKPPELKISIRSPQLQLQSTEPELQIRQQEGRLQIDQYPSRASLGYRNTKDRMKDYAQAGQRAVLEGTARRAREGNQMMKIEQGGNAIAAIAKQSTYKPPKGLKIAAITPPSIQYQSGKLDMNVVRGKVDGTLHWGTVEGQHNWGTVRGYMAQHPSIRFYTTGSVVDRQL, encoded by the coding sequence ATGGTTCAGCTTCGTATCGAACAGCAATTTGGGAAAACCCATCTAGATATTAAGCCTCCCGAATTAAAGATTTCTATCCGCTCACCGCAGCTACAGTTGCAATCCACCGAACCAGAATTGCAGATTCGGCAACAAGAGGGAAGACTACAGATTGATCAATATCCCAGTCGAGCTTCCCTCGGCTATCGAAATACCAAAGATCGAATGAAAGATTACGCCCAGGCGGGCCAAAGAGCTGTTCTAGAAGGAACGGCGCGAAGAGCTCGTGAAGGCAATCAGATGATGAAGATTGAACAGGGTGGCAATGCCATTGCTGCCATTGCCAAGCAGAGTACCTATAAGCCGCCAAAAGGGTTGAAAATCGCTGCTATCACGCCGCCTTCGATTCAATACCAGTCTGGGAAGCTTGATATGAACGTGGTCAGAGGCAAGGTTGATGGTACTTTGCATTGGGGGACTGTGGAAGGGCAGCATAATTGGGGTACTGTTCGTGGTTATATGGCGCAGCATCCTTCTATTCGGTTTTATACGACGGGGTCGGTTGTTGATCGGCAGTTGTGA
- the csrA gene encoding carbon storage regulator CsrA: MLVLTRRVGETILIGDNIKLVVLETKGEQIRLGIDAPRSISVHRGEVYEAIQRSNREAITSIPTPQALGDLLAGKKKEL; encoded by the coding sequence ATGCTGGTGTTAACGCGACGGGTAGGTGAGACGATTTTAATTGGCGACAATATCAAGCTTGTTGTTCTAGAGACAAAGGGAGAGCAGATTCGCCTTGGTATTGATGCGCCTAGAAGTATTTCTGTTCATCGCGGTGAAGTCTATGAAGCGATTCAGCGATCGAATCGGGAAGCGATTACATCGATTCCTACGCCACAAGCATTGGGTGATCTTTTGGCAGGGAAAAAGAAGGAATTGTAG
- the flgL gene encoding flagellar hook-associated protein FlgL — MITRVTQQMMNNTFMRNLEANNRQMEKLQSQLATGKSIVLPGDDPVVAARAMFFRSNLTEANKYVDNASKAQLWLDTTEGALHNSTEALHRVRELLVTASSDATSVDARRAIAKEIEQMKEHIKEIANTSVAGRHIFAGTHVHNEPAHVGPDGKIEWVGNDGFIELEIGMNNLMTLNISGSQIFKVDDKSIFDVLDEVTTKLLDGNTPSNEISSYLSKVDDFMNNTLDYMAEIGARQNRLDFTIHRLEGLILGLEEAKSNAEDVNAAKVITELQMQENVYRASLSVGARIIQPSLVDFLR, encoded by the coding sequence ATGATTACAAGAGTAACGCAGCAAATGATGAACAATACCTTTATGCGCAACTTAGAAGCCAACAATCGACAGATGGAGAAATTACAGTCCCAACTAGCCACAGGAAAAAGCATTGTTCTACCCGGTGATGATCCTGTTGTGGCAGCTCGAGCCATGTTTTTTCGCTCTAACTTGACAGAAGCGAACAAGTATGTCGACAACGCCTCAAAGGCCCAACTTTGGTTAGATACAACGGAAGGGGCTTTACACAATTCAACAGAGGCTTTGCATCGGGTTCGTGAATTGCTTGTCACCGCTTCTAGTGATGCTACCAGTGTAGATGCTCGAAGAGCCATAGCCAAAGAGATTGAGCAGATGAAAGAACATATCAAGGAGATAGCCAATACCTCTGTGGCGGGACGCCATATCTTCGCAGGGACACATGTGCACAATGAACCAGCTCATGTCGGCCCCGATGGCAAGATAGAATGGGTGGGCAACGATGGTTTTATTGAGCTTGAAATTGGAATGAACAACTTAATGACCTTGAACATATCAGGGAGTCAAATATTTAAGGTAGATGACAAAAGTATTTTTGACGTCCTTGATGAAGTTACGACGAAGTTGTTAGACGGCAACACCCCTTCCAATGAGATCAGTTCTTATCTCTCGAAAGTCGACGATTTTATGAACAATACGTTAGACTATATGGCCGAAATCGGTGCCCGGCAAAATCGCTTAGACTTTACCATTCACCGTCTTGAAGGCTTGATCTTAGGTTTAGAAGAAGCCAAAAGCAATGCAGAAGATGTAAACGCCGCTAAGGTTATTACAGAGCTGCAAATGCAGGAAAATGTCTATCGAGCTTCTCTATCTGTAGGAGCTCGGATTATTCAACCAAGCTTGGTAGATTTCTTGCGGTAA
- a CDS encoding flagellar protein FlgN, with amino-acid sequence MMKNFEIAPSIASEQGNAREDLFKRLQSVMKMQCQIFKGLSSLAKSKEKALVEANIQEIKKLTEAENMLITQSGQVESLRQKVTEELLLHLGASTEQQQTVSEMLPYLPEPWRPQLLELVEDLQNSIDLLCKQNETNSQLIHQSLEFCQHFHELLRDVGDEEFTYSPHQSPRNAPVESSRRANIFNKKI; translated from the coding sequence ATGATGAAAAACTTTGAGATCGCTCCGAGTATCGCTAGCGAACAGGGCAATGCTCGGGAGGATCTTTTTAAACGGTTACAAAGTGTTATGAAGATGCAGTGCCAGATCTTTAAGGGCCTTTCTTCTTTGGCCAAAAGCAAAGAGAAAGCACTGGTGGAAGCAAATATTCAAGAGATTAAGAAACTAACAGAAGCGGAGAATATGCTAATCACCCAGTCAGGACAAGTGGAAAGCTTACGTCAAAAAGTTACAGAAGAGCTTCTCCTGCATCTGGGCGCTTCCACGGAACAACAACAGACTGTCTCTGAGATGCTTCCCTATCTACCAGAACCGTGGCGTCCACAGTTGCTAGAGCTAGTAGAAGACCTGCAGAATTCGATTGATTTGTTGTGCAAGCAGAATGAGACGAACAGTCAGCTCATTCATCAATCCCTCGAGTTTTGCCAGCATTTTCATGAGCTTTTACGCGATGTTGGGGACGAAGAATTCACCTACTCACCCCATCAGAGCCCAAGGAATGCACCCGTAGAAAGCAGTCGAAGAGCGAACATTTTCAATAAAAAGATTTAG
- a CDS encoding flagellin: MIINNNIPAMNTYRQLGINQAGAQNSMEKLSSGLRINRAGDDAAGLAISEKMRGQIRGLDQASRNAQDGISLIQTAEGALQETHSILQRMRELAVQASNDTNTDVDRNEIQKEINQLTDEIDRIANTTEFNTQKLLNGEKEGLRSAATGTVNVQANTSATITATAGDTDDLDVTDTIIITRVSSGSTDLKDDFVIGNPSGATFSLNDAATELTGFGSELTLAGLTDMGVGDSFSISVKANDDGNDDASKALSFQIGANSGQNILVGIDDMRAEALGVRNGGDALDISSFEKATAAITTINDAIERVSAERSKLGATQNRLEHTIANLGTSAENLQAAESRIRDVDMAREVMDMTKNNILSQASQAMLAQANQAPQAVLQLLG; this comes from the coding sequence ATGATTATTAACAACAATATTCCAGCGATGAATACGTATCGTCAATTGGGCATTAACCAAGCAGGTGCGCAAAACTCAATGGAAAAACTATCCTCAGGTCTTCGTATTAACCGTGCTGGAGACGATGCAGCGGGCTTAGCAATTTCCGAAAAAATGCGTGGACAAATTCGTGGCTTAGACCAAGCAAGTCGTAATGCTCAAGACGGTATTTCTTTGATTCAAACTGCAGAAGGTGCGCTACAAGAGACTCATTCTATTTTGCAACGTATGCGTGAGTTAGCCGTACAGGCGTCGAATGATACAAATACTGACGTTGACCGCAATGAAATACAAAAAGAGATTAATCAATTGACCGATGAAATTGACCGTATTGCAAACACAACAGAGTTTAATACACAAAAACTATTAAATGGAGAAAAAGAAGGATTAAGATCAGCTGCAACAGGTACAGTTAATGTTCAAGCTAATACAAGTGCAACAATAACTGCTACAGCTGGAGATACAGATGATCTAGATGTAACAGATACTATCATTATAACTCGTGTAAGTAGTGGTTCGACAGATCTTAAAGACGACTTTGTCATTGGGAATCCATCAGGCGCTACCTTCTCATTAAATGATGCAGCTACGGAACTAACTGGTTTTGGCTCGGAACTTACATTAGCAGGGCTCACTGATATGGGAGTCGGAGATAGCTTTTCAATCAGTGTTAAAGCTAATGACGATGGCAATGATGACGCATCAAAAGCATTATCATTCCAAATTGGAGCCAATAGTGGTCAAAATATTTTAGTTGGTATTGATGATATGAGAGCGGAAGCATTGGGTGTTCGTAATGGTGGAGATGCATTAGATATATCTTCATTTGAAAAAGCAACAGCAGCAATTACAACAATAAATGATGCAATTGAAAGAGTTTCAGCTGAACGCTCTAAACTTGGTGCTACACAAAACCGTTTAGAACATACAATTGCTAATCTAGGCACATCCGCCGAAAATCTGCAAGCTGCTGAATCTCGTATCCGTGACGTAGATATGGCTCGCGAAGTCATGGATATGACCAAAAACAACATCCTCTCCCAAGCTTCTCAAGCCATGCTTGCCCAAGCTAACCAAGCTCCACAAGCAGTTCTACAACTCCTAGGCTAA
- a CDS encoding MerR family transcriptional regulator: MSTKKRSIYNIKAVQQMTGVPAGTLRIWEHRYQVVRPERNRNGYRVYSQDDVQMIRWLSQQVKSGLAIGQAVEMLRQQQAQQSAALPSPVEDKGNHVLGDLWLRALHALKAYDEREATHALEEALSLFSVERVALEFMVPLMDELRGSYEQADLSQSQMNFANHFVRSRLAMVIGGLPFGVNSSLVLATSLPGEVHEQGLMIFSIFLRRRGFRVIPIGSDLSAAEVMDTVQELRPACLAFAVEEEEDRQAEALQALKEIKSQADEEAIPLRFVIPGRGLVGLASLTEEEGISAIGMDLKLWERWLGSTLLS; the protein is encoded by the coding sequence ATGAGCACCAAAAAACGTAGCATTTATAATATTAAAGCGGTTCAACAAATGACGGGGGTGCCCGCTGGCACGTTGCGGATCTGGGAGCATCGTTATCAAGTGGTGCGGCCGGAGCGCAATCGCAATGGTTATCGTGTTTACTCTCAAGATGATGTACAAATGATTCGCTGGCTTTCACAGCAAGTCAAAAGCGGTCTAGCAATTGGACAAGCCGTCGAGATGTTGCGTCAACAGCAGGCACAGCAATCGGCGGCTTTGCCATCTCCTGTAGAAGATAAGGGCAACCACGTTCTTGGGGACCTTTGGTTGCGAGCCCTTCATGCTTTGAAAGCCTACGATGAAAGAGAAGCGACCCATGCTTTGGAAGAGGCTTTAAGCTTGTTCAGTGTAGAGCGGGTTGCTTTGGAATTTATGGTGCCTTTGATGGATGAGTTGCGTGGTTCTTATGAGCAAGCGGATCTGAGTCAAAGTCAGATGAATTTTGCCAATCATTTTGTCCGTAGTCGTTTGGCCATGGTCATAGGTGGACTTCCTTTTGGTGTAAATAGCTCACTGGTCTTAGCTACAAGTTTGCCAGGAGAAGTTCATGAGCAAGGGCTGATGATTTTTTCGATATTCTTGAGGCGGCGAGGCTTTCGGGTCATTCCTATTGGCAGTGATCTAAGTGCGGCTGAAGTAATGGATACAGTTCAAGAACTGCGACCAGCCTGCCTTGCTTTTGCAGTGGAAGAAGAGGAGGACCGTCAAGCAGAGGCTCTTCAAGCTCTTAAAGAAATAAAGAGTCAAGCTGATGAAGAGGCTATTCCCCTTCGCTTTGTCATACCCGGTCGTGGTCTTGTGGGCTTAGCGTCTTTAACGGAGGAGGAAGGAATCTCGGCGATCGGCATGGATTTAAAGCTGTGGGAGCGCTGGCTGGGGAGTACCCTCTTATCGTAA
- a CDS encoding TIGR03826 family flagellar region protein, with translation MNVKNCPRCDRIFVRQPGARNLCPTCTREEEDQYEVVRTYLRKYPGATVIEVVTATGVEETLIAKFIKEGRLEASSSLQVAWPCERCGTPIRQGNLCGNCQEELAEELRKAAGTLQEAGQKSNVRNRRDRVFTADKDKKM, from the coding sequence ATGAACGTCAAAAATTGTCCGCGTTGTGATCGCATATTTGTCCGTCAACCTGGGGCAAGAAACCTTTGCCCAACCTGTACTCGTGAAGAAGAAGATCAATACGAAGTGGTTCGAACTTACTTGCGAAAATATCCCGGTGCAACGGTGATTGAAGTCGTGACAGCCACAGGTGTCGAAGAAACGTTAATCGCCAAGTTTATCAAAGAAGGTCGCTTGGAGGCATCGTCATCCTTACAAGTAGCCTGGCCTTGTGAGCGATGTGGGACGCCAATTCGTCAAGGAAATCTCTGTGGGAACTGCCAAGAAGAACTGGCGGAAGAGCTGAGAAAAGCGGCTGGAACACTACAGGAAGCAGGGCAAAAAAGCAATGTAAGAAATCGACGCGATCGTGTATTTACGGCTGATAAAGATAAAAAAATGTAA
- a CDS encoding ComF family protein, which yields MSRRTVLENTMATDPVPRKEVSRLLQKFWAEVQEMLFPTWQDCSCCQDSLAQNGRSWGRSGLCRNCLLEIERLNEELVQCDRCGKYLKEAPSSKEPLLKESSARARKEKGTESVICENCQNQAPLFLQAWNIGPYEGLLRQAIHDLKYKGRRDLALPLGKIMAQQLWLAVPNSSLLNPWGDLKGAFLVPIPLYSEKLLRRNFNQSFLLAKAIEEETAFPVADILLRQADTETQAHLGRYDRLRNLEGQFVLQPQGLLGQKGSKTKAKAAILVDDVYTTGATVTEATKVLHQAGITSVYVVTAAAGIGL from the coding sequence GTGTCGCGACGCACAGTCTTGGAAAACACCATGGCGACAGATCCTGTGCCACGCAAAGAGGTGTCAAGGTTGCTACAAAAATTCTGGGCAGAAGTACAAGAAATGCTCTTTCCCACTTGGCAGGACTGCTCTTGCTGTCAGGATTCTCTCGCCCAGAATGGTCGAAGTTGGGGACGGTCAGGGCTTTGTCGCAATTGTTTGCTTGAAATTGAAAGATTGAATGAAGAGTTGGTTCAGTGTGACCGTTGTGGGAAGTACTTAAAAGAAGCGCCTTCATCGAAAGAGCCCTTGTTGAAAGAGTCTTCCGCGAGAGCCCGCAAAGAAAAAGGCACAGAAAGCGTTATTTGCGAGAATTGCCAGAACCAAGCGCCTCTTTTTCTTCAAGCCTGGAATATAGGGCCTTATGAGGGTCTGTTGCGACAAGCCATTCACGATCTAAAATATAAAGGGCGCCGCGATCTCGCCCTGCCTTTGGGGAAGATAATGGCGCAACAGCTCTGGCTCGCTGTACCGAATAGCAGTCTCTTAAACCCCTGGGGCGATCTCAAGGGAGCCTTTCTGGTGCCCATTCCGCTGTACAGCGAGAAGTTGCTTCGTCGAAACTTTAACCAATCTTTTTTATTGGCCAAAGCGATCGAAGAAGAGACTGCTTTTCCTGTGGCCGATATTTTGCTTCGCCAGGCTGACACGGAAACACAAGCTCACTTAGGACGCTATGATCGCTTGCGTAACTTAGAAGGCCAGTTTGTGCTTCAGCCACAGGGGCTACTAGGCCAAAAAGGGAGTAAAACTAAAGCCAAGGCAGCCATTTTGGTAGACGATGTCTACACAACCGGTGCAACAGTAACAGAAGCGACGAAAGTGTTACATCAGGCCGGCATTACTTCTGTTTATGTGGTTACAGCTGCTGCGGGAATTGGCTTATAA
- the flgM gene encoding flagellar biosynthesis anti-sigma factor FlgM, with protein sequence MKISPNQIQHLLKTYGVDRVEKKRDIAPTEKAQKMGNDKVSLSEDARLLQAASKVIRETPELREEMVEKLRQSINDGTYSVSSDKIAEKMLGRNVEDPLKSK encoded by the coding sequence GTGAAAATTTCGCCGAACCAGATCCAGCACCTTTTGAAGACGTACGGGGTAGATCGTGTAGAGAAGAAAAGAGACATCGCTCCTACAGAAAAAGCACAGAAGATGGGCAATGACAAAGTTAGCCTTTCCGAAGATGCTCGCCTATTACAGGCCGCTTCAAAGGTGATTCGTGAAACACCAGAGCTTCGTGAAGAGATGGTTGAAAAGTTACGGCAGTCCATCAACGATGGAACCTACTCTGTCAGCAGTGACAAAATTGCAGAGAAGATGCTAGGTCGTAACGTAGAAGATCCGCTCAAATCGAAATAG